A genomic region of Rhizobium sp. NXC24 contains the following coding sequences:
- the petA gene encoding ubiquinol-cytochrome c reductase iron-sulfur subunit, which produces MSEHITTNETTGEPTRRDFLYLTTGMAGAVGAVAVAWPFIDQMRPDASALALASIEVDVSSLEPGMSMTVKWRGKPVFIRNRTQKEIDDAKGAQISDLKDPNARNANLPADAQATDVARSAGDGKENWLVMIGVCTHLGCIPLGQAGEYGGWFCPCHGSVYDTAGRIRHGPAPQNLAIPVYAFTAEKKIKVG; this is translated from the coding sequence TTGAGCGAGCACATTACGACGAATGAAACTACGGGCGAGCCTACTCGCCGAGATTTCCTTTATCTGACGACGGGCATGGCCGGCGCAGTGGGCGCAGTCGCCGTTGCCTGGCCGTTTATCGATCAGATGCGGCCGGATGCCTCGGCGCTCGCTCTTGCTTCTATCGAAGTCGATGTCTCGAGCCTGGAGCCCGGCATGTCGATGACGGTGAAATGGCGTGGTAAGCCGGTTTTCATCCGCAACCGCACGCAGAAGGAAATCGATGACGCGAAGGGTGCGCAGATCTCCGATCTGAAGGATCCGAACGCCCGCAATGCCAATTTGCCGGCGGATGCGCAAGCGACCGATGTCGCGCGTTCGGCCGGTGATGGGAAGGAAAACTGGCTTGTCATGATCGGCGTCTGCACGCATCTCGGCTGCATACCGCTTGGTCAGGCGGGAGAATACGGCGGTTGGTTCTGTCCCTGCCATGGTTCGGTCTATGATACCGCTGGTCGCATCCGCCATGGGCCCGCGCCGCAGAACCTCGCTATTCCGGTATATGCGTTTACCGCAGAAAAAAAGATCAAGGTCGGTTGA
- a CDS encoding cytochrome b N-terminal domain-containing protein: MSGHSSYEPSTGLEKWVDARLPLPRMVYDSFIAYPVPRNLNYAYTFGAMLAVMLVLQILTGVVLAMHYAADTTIAFNSVEKIVRDVNHGWLLRYMHANGASFFFVAVYLHIARGLYYGSYKAPREILWILGVIIYLLMMATAFMGYVLPWGQMSFWGATVITGFFSAFPWVGDWIQTFLLGGFAVDDPTLNRFFSLHYLLPFMIAGVVVLHIWALHVTGQTNPTGVEVKSKTDTVAFTPYATLKDALGVSIFLLVFAYFVFYLPNFLGHADNYIPANPLKTPAHIVPEWYFLPFYAMLRSITFNIGPIDSKLGGVLTMFGAIIVLFFLPWLDTSKIRSAVYRPWYKLFFWLFIADAILLGWLGSQPAEGIYTTAAQFATLFYFLFFLVAMPVLGLVETPRRIPNSITEAVLEKQNGKTAAPVEA; encoded by the coding sequence ATGAGTGGTCATTCGTCTTACGAGCCATCAACGGGGCTCGAAAAATGGGTCGACGCGCGGCTGCCGCTGCCGCGTATGGTCTATGACAGTTTCATCGCCTATCCGGTCCCGCGCAATCTGAACTATGCCTACACGTTCGGCGCCATGCTGGCCGTCATGCTCGTTCTGCAAATCCTGACCGGCGTCGTTCTTGCCATGCACTATGCGGCGGATACGACAATCGCCTTCAATTCGGTCGAAAAGATCGTTCGCGACGTCAATCATGGCTGGCTGCTGCGCTACATGCATGCCAACGGCGCGTCCTTCTTCTTCGTGGCGGTCTATCTCCACATTGCCCGCGGCCTTTACTACGGTTCCTATAAGGCGCCTCGCGAAATCCTCTGGATCCTCGGCGTGATCATCTATCTCCTGATGATGGCGACGGCTTTCATGGGCTACGTTCTGCCCTGGGGTCAGATGTCCTTCTGGGGCGCGACCGTTATCACCGGCTTCTTCTCGGCCTTTCCCTGGGTCGGCGACTGGATCCAGACCTTCCTGCTCGGCGGCTTCGCCGTTGACGATCCGACGCTCAACCGCTTCTTCTCGCTGCACTACCTGCTGCCGTTCATGATCGCGGGCGTGGTTGTCCTGCACATCTGGGCGCTGCATGTGACCGGCCAGACGAACCCGACCGGCGTCGAAGTCAAGTCGAAGACCGACACCGTGGCCTTCACACCCTATGCGACGCTGAAGGATGCGCTCGGCGTGTCTATCTTCCTGCTGGTGTTCGCCTATTTCGTCTTCTACCTGCCGAACTTCCTCGGCCATGCCGACAACTACATTCCGGCCAATCCGCTGAAGACGCCGGCCCACATCGTTCCGGAGTGGTACTTCCTGCCGTTCTACGCGATGCTGCGTTCGATCACCTTCAACATCGGCCCGATCGACTCCAAGCTGGGCGGCGTTCTGACGATGTTCGGCGCGATCATCGTGCTGTTCTTTCTGCCTTGGCTCGATACCTCCAAGATTCGCTCGGCGGTCTATCGTCCTTGGTACAAGCTGTTCTTCTGGCTGTTCATCGCTGATGCCATCCTGCTCGGCTGGCTCGGCTCGCAGCCGGCGGAAGGCATCTACACGACGGCTGCGCAGTTCGCGACGCTGTTCTACTTCCTGTTCTTCCTCGTCGCCATGCCGGTCCTCGGCCTGGTGGAAACACCGAGACGCATTCCGAATTCGATTACGGAAGCGGTTCTTGAAAAGCAGAACGGCAAAACAGCCGCTCCGGTTGAAGCATAA
- a CDS encoding cytochrome c1, with protein MKKLVAGLLSIALIGGFATVAAVAAETKPAAEAATPHYPLKEPREQHWTFSGPFGYYDKGQLQRGLKVYTEVCSACHSMKLVPFRTLEELGYSEAQVKTFAANYEVQDGPNAQGEMFTRKAVPSDHFPPPFPNDEAAAASNNGAVPPDMSLLAKAREVERGFPQFIFDIFTQYQEGGPDYIYSLLTGYEEPPAGFTVPQNSHYNPYFDAAATFAMPKPLSDGQVTYDDGSPQTVDQYARDVSSFLMWASEPHLEARKQTGFMVIVFLLIFSVLIYLTKRSVYAKAGAH; from the coding sequence ATGAAAAAGCTTGTTGCCGGCCTTCTGTCGATCGCCCTCATCGGTGGCTTCGCGACCGTTGCCGCCGTTGCCGCGGAGACCAAGCCCGCCGCCGAAGCTGCGACGCCGCACTATCCGCTCAAGGAGCCGAGGGAGCAGCACTGGACCTTCTCCGGTCCCTTCGGCTACTACGACAAGGGGCAGCTTCAGCGCGGCCTGAAGGTCTATACGGAAGTCTGCTCCGCCTGTCATTCGATGAAGCTGGTTCCTTTCCGCACGCTGGAAGAACTCGGCTATTCGGAAGCGCAGGTCAAAACCTTCGCGGCCAATTATGAAGTACAGGACGGTCCGAACGCCCAGGGTGAGATGTTTACCCGCAAGGCGGTTCCATCTGACCACTTCCCGCCGCCGTTCCCGAACGATGAAGCGGCTGCGGCCTCGAACAATGGCGCGGTGCCGCCGGACATGTCGCTGCTTGCCAAGGCGCGTGAAGTCGAACGCGGTTTCCCGCAGTTCATCTTCGATATCTTCACGCAGTATCAGGAAGGCGGGCCGGATTATATCTACTCGCTGCTGACGGGTTATGAAGAGCCTCCGGCTGGCTTCACGGTTCCGCAGAACTCGCACTACAACCCGTATTTCGATGCTGCCGCGACCTTCGCCATGCCGAAGCCGCTCTCCGACGGCCAGGTCACCTATGACGATGGCTCGCCGCAGACGGTCGATCAATATGCAAGGGACGTCTCATCGTTCCTGATGTGGGCTTCGGAACCGCATCTCGAAGCCCGCAAGCAAACCGGCTTCATGGTCATCGTATTCCTGCTGATCTTCTCGGTGCTGATCTATCTCACCAAGCGGTCGGTCTACGCCAAGGCCGGCGCCCACTAA
- a CDS encoding ABC transporter ATP-binding protein, whose protein sequence is MLIRSVYRLFETWIDPYYRTGDLRPPRSLWAFIWYYVGQAKGPFLAMAALGGAVAVLEAALFWFVGHLVDILDKVQPGAGWAGLLSGHGGALLGMVFVVLVVRFVVVSLGALVEEQVVVPGFLNLVRWQAYVHVARQSVSFFQNDFSGRIVTKVWSAGQSTGDLVVSLLQVVWFIIIYAASTIALVGGLDWRLALVIAIWICIFSLLARYFVPRIRRHARNAAEASSMLNGRMVDAYANIQTLKLFGREEQNDDYIRNGFDRFLAAVMPFTRLLTGVRSSLALLSGVMITTIAALAIHLWLAGEISTGGVAFTLSMVLRLNMLFGRMMAQFNAIMRNLGTIQNSAEMVSEPIGLVDRPGARDLQIVHPEIRFEHVTFHYGRGSGVIDNFSLTVRAGEKVGIVGRSGAGKTTLVNLLLRFYDLEGGRILIDGQDIAAVRQESLRGEIGMVTQDTALLNRSIRDNILFGRPEASEEQMAQATRRAEADTFIATLEDQKGRTGYAAHVGERGVKLSGGQRQRIAIARVMLKDAPILVLDEATSALDSEVEAALQSNLEALMEGKTVLAIAHRLSTIAKLDRLIVVDKGRIIEEGTHDELIARGGLYSELWARQSGGFIAAEAE, encoded by the coding sequence ATGCTGATCCGTTCCGTCTATCGCCTGTTCGAAACCTGGATTGATCCCTATTACCGCACTGGCGACCTGCGTCCGCCGCGGTCGCTTTGGGCTTTCATCTGGTACTATGTCGGTCAGGCGAAGGGGCCGTTTCTGGCGATGGCGGCGCTCGGTGGTGCAGTGGCGGTGCTGGAGGCGGCGCTGTTCTGGTTCGTTGGCCATCTGGTCGATATCCTAGACAAGGTGCAGCCGGGAGCGGGCTGGGCAGGGTTGCTTTCCGGCCATGGCGGCGCGCTGCTTGGCATGGTTTTCGTCGTGCTGGTCGTCCGCTTCGTGGTGGTCAGCCTCGGGGCGCTGGTCGAGGAGCAGGTCGTCGTACCCGGCTTCCTCAATCTCGTGCGCTGGCAGGCCTATGTGCATGTCGCGCGCCAGTCGGTGAGTTTCTTCCAGAATGATTTTTCCGGCCGCATCGTCACCAAGGTCTGGTCGGCGGGGCAATCGACCGGCGATCTCGTCGTCTCGCTGCTGCAGGTGGTCTGGTTCATCATCATCTATGCCGCCTCGACCATAGCGCTGGTCGGCGGGCTTGATTGGCGCCTGGCGCTGGTGATCGCGATCTGGATCTGCATATTTTCGCTGCTTGCCCGCTATTTCGTGCCGCGCATCCGGCGACACGCGCGCAACGCTGCCGAGGCATCTTCGATGCTGAACGGCCGCATGGTCGATGCCTATGCCAATATCCAGACGTTGAAGCTCTTCGGCCGCGAAGAGCAGAACGATGATTATATTCGCAACGGCTTCGATCGCTTCCTGGCCGCCGTCATGCCTTTCACGCGGCTTCTGACCGGCGTGCGCTCGTCGCTGGCCCTCCTGTCAGGCGTGATGATCACGACGATCGCGGCGCTTGCCATCCATCTTTGGCTTGCGGGCGAGATTTCCACCGGCGGCGTCGCCTTCACGCTCAGCATGGTATTGCGGCTCAACATGCTCTTCGGCCGCATGATGGCGCAGTTCAATGCGATCATGCGCAATCTCGGCACGATCCAGAATTCCGCCGAGATGGTCTCGGAGCCGATCGGCCTGGTCGATCGGCCGGGCGCCAGGGATCTGCAGATCGTCCATCCGGAAATTCGCTTCGAGCACGTGACCTTCCACTACGGTCGCGGCAGTGGCGTCATAGACAATTTTTCATTGACCGTTCGTGCCGGCGAGAAAGTCGGCATCGTTGGTCGCTCCGGTGCCGGCAAGACGACACTCGTCAATCTGCTGCTGCGCTTCTACGATCTCGAAGGCGGACGCATCCTGATCGATGGACAGGACATCGCCGCGGTCCGGCAGGAATCGCTGCGCGGCGAGATTGGCATGGTGACGCAGGATACCGCGCTGCTCAATCGTTCCATCCGCGACAATATCCTCTTTGGTCGTCCGGAGGCGAGCGAGGAGCAGATGGCGCAGGCGACACGGCGGGCGGAGGCGGATACGTTCATCGCGACGCTGGAGGACCAGAAGGGCCGCACGGGCTATGCCGCCCATGTCGGTGAGCGCGGCGTCAAATTGTCAGGCGGCCAGCGCCAGCGTATCGCGATTGCCCGCGTCATGCTGAAGGACGCGCCGATCCTGGTGTTGGATGAGGCGACCTCGGCGCTGGATTCCGAGGTCGAGGCCGCGCTGCAGTCCAATCTGGAAGCATTGATGGAAGGCAAGACGGTGCTTGCGATCGCGCATCGCCTGTCCACCATTGCCAAGCTCGACCGGCTGATCGTCGTCGACAAAGGCAGGATCATCGAAGAGGGTACCCATGACGAGCTGATTGCCCGCGGCGGCCTCTATTCCGAACTCTGGGCGCGCCAGTCGGGCGGCTTCATAGCAGCCGAGGCCGAGTAG
- a CDS encoding endonuclease/exonuclease/phosphatase family protein yields MRHTIYCVLCVLATLALAILAARYVTDVWLLAFFESLQTHISLFGIGLALLALLFKRHWYAVFLVAVGAGLAVHSVVMLREYAASPPLNPPAAADASKSFTLLSFNIEDSNFENGTRIADLIVNSKADVVEIFEAGPIQSEMKRITAVYPNRIGCGIMTSDCDSLLLSKRPFQTQVMHSLGSLWDNRFVLATIDMDGQPVNFVSAHLSKPYFDEFHGIELDILGPILKDIQGPLIVAGDFNASVIAPDMRGFLNDTGLRHTFPEPATWPIMAGAYGISIDHVFARPPLRLKSVQQITDAMGSNHFGLMTEFSVSK; encoded by the coding sequence ATGAGACACACGATCTACTGCGTTCTATGCGTCCTTGCTACACTGGCACTGGCCATCCTTGCGGCGCGTTATGTTACCGATGTATGGCTGCTCGCCTTTTTCGAAAGCCTTCAGACCCATATCAGCCTTTTCGGCATCGGGCTCGCCCTCCTCGCCCTCCTCTTCAAGCGGCATTGGTATGCGGTTTTCCTGGTGGCTGTCGGTGCCGGGCTTGCGGTTCATTCAGTGGTGATGCTGCGCGAATATGCTGCCTCCCCTCCGCTCAACCCGCCGGCAGCGGCCGATGCGAGCAAGAGCTTCACCCTGCTCTCCTTCAACATCGAAGACAGCAATTTCGAAAACGGCACACGGATCGCTGACCTCATTGTCAATTCGAAGGCTGATGTCGTGGAGATTTTCGAAGCAGGCCCGATCCAATCGGAGATGAAGCGAATAACCGCCGTCTATCCCAACCGCATCGGCTGCGGCATCATGACGAGCGATTGCGATTCCCTGCTGCTATCGAAGCGCCCATTCCAGACGCAGGTCATGCACAGCCTCGGCAGCCTTTGGGACAATCGCTTCGTTCTCGCGACCATCGACATGGATGGTCAGCCGGTTAACTTTGTCTCAGCCCACCTCAGCAAACCCTATTTCGACGAGTTTCATGGAATAGAGTTGGATATACTCGGCCCGATCCTGAAAGATATTCAAGGGCCGTTGATCGTCGCCGGCGATTTCAACGCTTCGGTCATTGCGCCCGATATGCGAGGCTTCCTGAACGACACCGGTCTGCGTCACACCTTTCCAGAACCCGCCACCTGGCCGATCATGGCCGGCGCCTATGGCATTTCCATCGACCATGTCTTCGCGCGCCCGCCGCTGCGGCTGAAATCCGTGCAACAGATAACAGACGCCATGGGATCGAACCATTTCGGTTTGATGACGGAGTTCAGCGTTTCAAAATAG
- a CDS encoding ABC transporter ATP-binding protein, translating to MFGWFEQRLNPFPSEVPHVPPRGLFAFCWHYTKPAAPWLIAMAVLTMLIAVGEVALFQFLGDIVDWLSHADKATFLQTEWHKLFWMGAMVLVGLPLAAVLDSIIMHQVLLGNYPMIARWQMHRFLLRHSMTFFANEFAGRVATKVMQTSLAVREAVMKILDVFVYVVTYFLSMILVIAAADWRLMLPILAWLLIYIGIVSYFVPRLRKIAAAQADARSTMTGRVVDSYTNIATVKLFSHAGREEGYAKAGMSEFLQTVYGQMRKVTLFYIAVYVNNCVALFVISALSIWFWLSGSISIGAIAIAIGLAMRVNGMSQWIMWEVSALFENIGTIYDGIEMLTKPHDIVDVPAAPAITAKQGAIHFDHVRFHYGKANGVIENLTFDIHAGEKVGLVGRSGAGKTTLMNLLLRFYDLESGRITIDGQDIAKVSQDSLRSLIGVVTQDTSLLHRSIRDNIAYGQPEATDAEVIEAAKRANAWEFIEGLTDMQGRKGLDAQVGERGVKLSGGQRQRIAIARVFLKDAPILVLDEATSALDSEVEAAIQENLFALMQGKTVIAIAHRLSTLTEMDRLIVLDKGRIIETGTHHDLVQHGGIYADLWSRQSGGFLADHEEAEAAAE from the coding sequence ATGTTTGGCTGGTTCGAACAGCGACTAAACCCTTTTCCAAGCGAAGTGCCGCACGTTCCGCCGCGGGGTCTTTTTGCCTTCTGCTGGCATTATACCAAGCCGGCCGCGCCCTGGCTGATCGCCATGGCCGTTCTCACCATGCTGATCGCGGTCGGCGAAGTGGCTTTGTTCCAATTCCTGGGCGATATCGTCGACTGGCTGTCGCATGCGGACAAGGCGACATTCCTGCAGACGGAGTGGCATAAGCTCTTCTGGATGGGCGCGATGGTGCTGGTCGGTCTGCCGCTCGCGGCGGTGCTCGACTCCATCATCATGCATCAGGTGCTGCTCGGAAACTATCCGATGATCGCCCGCTGGCAGATGCATCGCTTCCTGCTGCGCCACAGCATGACCTTCTTCGCCAACGAGTTCGCCGGCCGCGTCGCCACCAAAGTGATGCAGACCTCGCTTGCCGTGCGCGAAGCGGTGATGAAGATCCTCGATGTCTTCGTCTATGTCGTCACCTATTTCCTGTCGATGATCTTGGTCATCGCTGCGGCGGACTGGCGGCTGATGCTGCCGATCCTCGCATGGCTCCTGATCTATATCGGCATCGTCAGCTATTTCGTGCCGCGACTGCGCAAGATCGCAGCCGCTCAGGCGGATGCACGCTCGACGATGACGGGACGGGTGGTCGACAGCTATACGAACATCGCGACGGTGAAGCTGTTTTCGCATGCAGGCCGCGAAGAGGGCTACGCCAAAGCAGGCATGAGCGAATTCCTGCAGACCGTCTACGGGCAGATGCGCAAGGTGACGCTGTTCTACATCGCGGTCTACGTCAACAACTGCGTGGCCTTGTTCGTCATTTCGGCGCTGTCGATCTGGTTCTGGCTGAGCGGCTCGATCTCGATCGGCGCGATCGCCATCGCCATCGGGCTTGCCATGCGCGTCAACGGCATGTCGCAATGGATCATGTGGGAAGTCTCGGCACTGTTCGAGAACATCGGCACGATCTATGACGGCATCGAGATGCTGACGAAGCCGCATGACATCGTCGACGTGCCGGCCGCACCCGCGATCACGGCCAAGCAGGGCGCGATCCATTTCGATCATGTCCGCTTCCACTACGGCAAGGCCAATGGTGTCATCGAAAACCTGACCTTCGATATCCATGCGGGTGAGAAGGTGGGTCTCGTCGGCCGCTCCGGCGCCGGCAAGACGACGCTGATGAACCTGCTGCTTCGTTTCTACGATCTCGAAAGCGGGCGCATCACCATCGATGGCCAGGATATCGCCAAGGTGAGCCAGGACAGCCTGCGTTCGCTGATCGGTGTGGTGACGCAGGATACGTCGCTGCTGCACCGCTCGATCCGCGACAACATCGCCTATGGTCAACCGGAGGCGACCGATGCGGAGGTGATCGAGGCGGCCAAGCGCGCCAATGCCTGGGAGTTCATCGAAGGGCTGACGGATATGCAGGGTCGCAAGGGGCTCGACGCTCAGGTCGGTGAGCGCGGCGTCAAGCTCTCCGGCGGCCAGCGGCAGCGCATCGCGATTGCCCGCGTCTTCCTGAAGGACGCGCCGATCCTGGTGTTGGACGAAGCGACCTCGGCGCTCGATTCCGAAGTGGAAGCGGCGATCCAGGAAAACCTCTTCGCGCTGATGCAGGGCAAGACGGTGATCGCCATCGCGCACCGTCTGTCGACATTGACCGAGATGGACCGCCTCATCGTCCTCGACAAGGGCCGCATCATCGAGACGGGCACGCATCACGATCTGGTCCAGCACGGCGGCATCTACGCTGACCTCTGGAGCCGGCAGTCCGGTGGGTTCCTGGCGGACCACGAAGAGGCCGAGGCGGCGGCGGAATGA